GATTTTACAAATGCATCACTATTTATTTTCCTTGGAAATATTGATTATACAGTATATGATCACACAGACGCAGTATGAGCTGTGGTCCTACATTGGCTTTTTAAGATGAACAGTATCCCAAGAAAGGACTGTTGCCTTTTCAACAGAAACATGTCATCACCATGTAACTTCACCCTATCACTTATAGACAGATAGCATCAAATGGGTATTTATTTGTCTGTATATTTGGCCACTGAATGCTCGTATTTCTTTGCTTCCTATGATCTTGTTGTTATTATTCTGGATGCTCTGATTTTTAATTCTCTCAAAGTTGAATTGGTCTGAAAAGTATTTGTACTTTTGTGACACGTTTTTGTGAGATTGCATTCTAGACTGTTCATCTGTTGATTTAGAATCTCCTCTGTTAATGTCACTGTATTAAAGCGGTAGTATGTATAACCTATATGCACTTTATCTGTGAACATGTACAGCATCTGATATCAGAGATGCAGTAGAAtagaaaaatattatttctctgtAGAAAAATGTAATtcttatttaacttttttttgttTGTCTCTATATAGATGTAGTTATGATAACCTGAATAGAGATTCTATGAACCGTTGATCTATTGTCCATGGCATTGTTTACACCAGTGGTCTAACCCTCCCCCACCTTTTCTCCTGTCCTTTGCTATCCACCCCCCAACTCCTCCTACTCACTATTTCAAACAGCTGATTTCCAAGAAAGAAAGGGATCATTCGGaagacatggttagcagatgatatAGAGAAGAGCGATGAAATATATCACACAGTAGCTGGTTTAATCTCTCTTGGCACTTTTCATTTTTATCATTAGGTATGATAGGGCTAGCTTGTTAGCAACTTAGCTAGCTGGCAACCCCGGCTAACgttatttagctaacgttagtgatGTAAAACTGACTTTCGTTGTGTAAAATCAAAAGAGAACTTCCTCGCGCTGCGAATTACGCTAGTTGGTTTTTCATGTCGTTTCGTCTACTGAAAGTGTTTTTGGTCAAAGCAAATATATAGGTCACGACAGTCTGCTAGCTAAATACCCGGCTGTCTATATGGGCCATGGAACAGCTGGTTAGCATTCGGGCTaatgccagctagctaacgttcttCGAATCTGAATTTCATTGACCGACATCTCGAGTTGGAAGAACCGGGCGTTTGCTACTTTTTATTTGGCTACCTCTGCAACTGGTTAGCTATATAATAAGCTAGTGTAATTACTCCGCTAACTATATGCAAACACAGGTATGTGTACTTTTCGGTTTAGCTAGCTCGTTAGTTAACAACCAGACAAAGGTAGCTATCTGAGCCCGGGCAATAAACTCCTGTAGCGCGAGCTGGTAGCCAGGTAATGTAACATAGCATTGTTAGATAAGGGGAGACTTCTTACACATCGTAAAATTAGGCCACAAAACAGAAAGCACAAATGTATTAACAGTGGTAGGCATTGCTTTCCCCAGCCAGACTGATTGATTATGTGATCTCTGGTCAATTAGATAGCGTTTGTGTCGATATAGCTCAGGAATTTCTGGAGCCGACGGTGTTTTCGATCACATTGCTGACGTTATATCTTTGGTTTTCTGTCGTGACCTAACGTTACTAAAGCCAATAATGGTGATTCCACGACAATAGTCTAATAGCAAGCTAAATAACACTGCTCCTGTTATTATATAGCTAACAAGATAGCTGCTAACCATATAAGACATGGTTTACATTCTCTGTTGCATGTTCTACAAGCAAGGAACAGAGTCACAATCATGCCTGCATAGAATACTGAAGTCAAGCTCTCGGATCATGTATATGTAATGCATGCAACGCTCAAAGCGAGTACATTATTAGACATAGCTCCAAAACGAACCCTTCTGATAGGGGTTTGAAATAGAATGGCATTCCATGGTACAGGCCTGCAGCAGACAGTATGTGGTAACCTGTTCCCCGGATCTGAGTTGGGGCATAACAAGTATTTTTGCGTCAACACCTCAACTGGATCCACTTCCACGGGCCTCAGTGCAACACCGAGTCTAACTGGACCCACTGCCCCGGCGGGGACGCCTCGACACCCGACGTCTCTTGGGGGAAGCACCGGTGGCGGGGCCGCTGTACCACAGCCTCATAGTAGTCCTGCCAGTGAAGTGCCAAGCCCTGCTGAGATGGAGCCTGATCGACCTATCGGTTATGGCGCATTTGGTGTGGTCTGGTAAGTTGTGCCATTTCAAATGAGAATTAAGTCTGATTTCCATGTGAGTTTTTGCATGTCTTTTTTCCTTTCCAAAaagtgtgtgtatcccacaaggGAATGAAATAGACATACTGTGTATGCGCATGCACGTGCCCTCCCCATTGGTGACCAGTGCTAACAGACCCCCCCATCTTGCTCCTGCAGGTCAGTGACAGACCCTCGTGACGGGCGTAAGGTAGCCCTGAAGAAGATGCCCAATGTCTTCCAGAACCTAGTCTCCTGTAAGAGGGTCTTCAGAGAGCTGAGGATGCTCTGCTTCTTCAAACACGACAACGTAAGAACAGTACATCTATACACAGGACTGCACAACACACACAGgttgcgtcctaaatggcaccctatttcctatactcTGGAGTAAGGTGCCATTGCATCCATAATAGAGGCATAAGACACAGCGATGCGTCTCCCCACTGCTCATTGATATGTTTCCATACAGAGGCTAGCTCTACAAATAGCACTGTGAAGTTAGAGGACGAGAAGTGCCATATCAAATGTCGGCTGTGAACGCTAGATCACTTGCTGAGTGTTGACAAACGGTGGCGATTCAACGTGTACAATCATCAGAAAATGAACACGAAATGACGGCCAACGATAGGATGGCCACTCACTGCTTTTAACCGTTCGCCTGTCTGTTTTGTCTTTTAGAGCTCTAATCATTAAAACAACGAGaagggtgatgatgatgatgtgtgtttacaggtgttGTCAGCGCTGGACATTCTGCAGCCTCCGCAGATCGACTGCTTCGAGGAAATGTATCCTTCACATGCACAttcacgtgcgcacacacacacacacttgcacacatgaCTGTTATGTGTCAGCCATTGTTCACTCGTGCACTTTCTCTGTCCCAGTTTCTCTGTCTATGTATTATCATGTCCTCCTCCTTTCAAAACAGTCTGAATCTACATAATACATTCTACATCAAGATTAACCTCAACCGAGATGATACCATTAGGGATAGTCTTGTGTTATGATAGATAGCTACATTTTTAACTTTACTATAGATAGAATGCTTAATAATCCATCTATGTGCTCCAGCCACACCCTATAGACGTCTGTTGTTTCCTTGACCACGGGCAATGCCTGACTGTAGCTACGTGATCACTGAGCTGATGCAGAGTGACCTCCACAAAGTCATCGTGTCTCCCCAGCCCCTCACCACCGACCACATCAAAGTGTTCCTCTACCAGATCCTCAGAGGTGagtgggacagagggaggagtagGGAAAGGCGCAGTGTTGAAAAGGAGTTGGAAGTCAAGGTTAAAGTTTGACTCCTGAGCCCAAAAACAACCCATTTGTGAGTTTTCCCCCCCCCTAGCCTTTCTTGGTTTGCAGGTTTAAAGGAGCCAGCTTGTTTCGTGTGATGGAGCCATATTGATGGATTCATGTTGTCATTGACTGCAAACACTGAAGGGGAATTGGCTAGGGGCTATATTTGGACCGTTATGAGTAACAGTGATTCTCCTTCTCTCAGGGCTGAAGTACCTGCATTCTGCTGGCATCCTGCACAGGGACATCAAACCTGGGAACCTGTTAGTCAACAGCAACTGCCTGCTCAAGGTAACTGTGTGTGTACACGTTTGTTTAGGCGTGTGTCCGCATGTATGAATGTGTGAATCTGTGTGTGAAAAAGCATGATGCCGGGCACAGAAAACAATTACTTGGTACAGATCAATATGGGCTGAAGAATATAATCTATACACCTTTTGACAAACCTACAAGTGTATTATGCTGTAATTACAGTGGTCAACCTACACTGGGTATACCaaacattacaaacaccttcctaatattgagttgcccccccataccttttgccctcagaacagcctcagttcatcaGGGTATggcctctacaaggtgttgaatgCATTCCACAGCGATGCTGGCCctcgttgactccaatgcttcccacagttgtctagttggctggatgtccttaggatggttgaccattcttgacacacatgggaaactgttaggtgtgaaaaccccagcatctttgcatttcttgacacactgaaactgttgcacctggcacctactaccataacctgttcaaaggcacttaaatagtttgtcttgcccattattcagcctctgaatggcacacatacacaatccgtgtctcaaggcttaaaaatcttcttcttcactgatttgaagtggatttaacaagtgacatcaaaggtacttttcacctggtcagtctgtcatggaaagagcaggtgttcttaatgttttgtatactcagtgtatattattatCATGTAACTAAATTCCCCCTCTtccactcacctctctctctccttccctccccctctctctcgctcagatCTGTGACTTTGGGCTGGCACGTGTGGAGGAGCCGGACCAGTCTCGTCACATGACCCAGGAGGTGGTGACTCAGTACTACCGGGCTCCTGAGGTGCTGATGGGCAGCCGCCATTATGGCTCTGCCATAGACGTCTGGTCGGTGGGCTGCATCTTCGCTGAACTACTGGGTCGACGCATCCTGTTCCAGGCCCAGAGCCCCATACAACAGGTAGAGAGGGTAGGGCTGTTGCGGGAACCATATTACTGCCACatcggcggtcacgagtcatgaaggcagtcgaattccatgtgaccgtttggTCACGGGagttaggcttctccaagctctgatgctgttgatggtcattagtagcctaccaaacttgctaactgcctggtactcagcactctattgtccctctaatcactctgacatcaatgcaaatgtaatcgaaaatctaatcaaacacttcatgagagcccatgagctcctGTTGCGCAACATTGATGGCCTCTAATAAAAATAAGATCCCATccgctttctataggctaggcctactatattgtttatttctcaactttcctaatattaagccaATTGCTTATCtttggctggcatgaaaatgaaccacggggaaAGTGTCCgccatttgctatttaagtgcatagatgacatgtatttcccCCCCTGCCCCTGTATCGATCCAAACAGTACCAATCAGACGTTTGcactcacctactcattccagggtttttcttattttttaaactattttctacattgtagaataataagacatgaaaactatgacataacacgtcatgtagtaacccaaaaagtgttaaacaaatccaaaatatattttatattcttcaaagtagccactctttgccttgttgacagctttgcacacttggtattctctcaaccagcttcatgaggaatgcttcttattggtgtcctttcgtagtggtttctttgcagcaatttgaccatgaaggcctgtttcatgcagtctcctctgaacagttgttgagatgtgtctgttacttgaactctgaagcatttatttgggctgcaatttctgatgctggtaactcctaatgaagttatcctctgccgcagaggtaactctgggtcttccattcctgtggcggtcctcatgagagccaatttcatcatagcgcttgataatcatagcgcttgatagtttttgcgactgcacttgaagaaactttcaaagttcttgacattttctggattgacttatcttcatgtcttaaagtaatgaccacctcatgaagctggttgagagaatgccaagagtgtgcaaagctgtcaatgcctagggtggctactttgaagtatctcatatataaaatatatacactgctcaaaaaaataaagggaacacttaaacaacacaatgtaactccaagtcaatcacacttctgtgaaatcaaactgtccacttaggaagcaacactgattgacaataaatgtcacatgctgttgtgcaaatggaatagacaaaaggtggaaattataggcaattagcaagacacccccaataaagga
The sequence above is a segment of the Salvelinus alpinus chromosome 1, SLU_Salpinus.1, whole genome shotgun sequence genome. Coding sequences within it:
- the LOC139581604 gene encoding serine/threonine-protein kinase NLK2-like, which translates into the protein MAFHGTGLQQTVCGNLFPGSELGHNKYFCVNTSTGSTSTGLSATPSLTGPTAPAGTPRHPTSLGGSTGGGAAVPQPHSSPASEVPSPAEMEPDRPIGYGAFGVVWSVTDPRDGRKVALKKMPNVFQNLVSCKRVFRELRMLCFFKHDNVLSALDILQPPQIDCFEEIYVITELMQSDLHKVIVSPQPLTTDHIKVFLYQILRGLKYLHSAGILHRDIKPGNLLVNSNCLLKICDFGLARVEEPDQSRHMTQEVVTQYYRAPEVLMGSRHYGSAIDVWSVGCIFAELLGRRILFQAQSPIQQLDLITDLLGTPPLSAMASACEGARAHILRGPHKPPSLSVLYMLSDGATHEAVHLLCRMLVFDPAKRISGSDALSHPYLDEGRLRYHTCMCQCCYSVPSGRVYTRDFEPPADRNFSHSYDNSLLSVWQGKELIHHFISEHQQGKRVPLCINPQSAAFKTFIRSTAWHSSKVSRKEER